A region from the Aliarcobacter thereius LMG 24486 genome encodes:
- a CDS encoding sensor histidine kinase gives MNIINNMKIRTKLAILFILLCSSIFLLGYKTIEISEDNKETMKVVHSKSEVVLFLQNEIITPLYNLRQLHQSLVIAPNNEIRAKITNELNFVLNRLDKNFNNKEVCNESLYEKFEKYKYYIIQTKKYLEDDFEEGAYINVTTVSKTQFDFLVSEILFLQKDALYNVSRVYQDASTKFNEVKMEVIISIVLILSFSILIGLFIVNNILQSIYKVKSSLTNFFYYLNDKKTEVLDINIEGKDEFSQMAKMINQNISFIRVNIEQNEALIKNATKVLENIESGNLGTRLTQNTNDTSLNELKNKINNVIGNLENRIQKEIKHRLKQEQILIQQSKLAAMGEMIGNIAHQWRQPLSQISAIHMNMKVTYNFDKFTKEYLENKIDEANKLTQYMSQTIDDFRNFFKPQGEKELFSIEKACRDTYFIVESTLKYNNIETIFDINEDNNILAYKNEFSQVILNLINNAKDILIERDIKNPKIRIEIKNGKKYAIVKIKDNAGGIDKNNIDKIFDPYFTTRYQTQGTGIGLYMAKNIIERNMNGFINVKNSDIGAVFTVKIAKTN, from the coding sequence ATGAATATAATAAATAATATGAAAATTAGAACAAAATTGGCAATACTATTTATTTTGTTATGTAGTTCAATTTTTCTTTTAGGATATAAAACTATTGAAATTAGTGAAGATAATAAAGAGACGATGAAAGTAGTTCATAGTAAATCAGAAGTTGTTCTATTTTTACAAAATGAAATTATAACTCCTTTGTATAACTTAAGGCAACTTCATCAATCTTTGGTTATTGCTCCAAATAACGAGATAAGAGCTAAAATAACAAATGAATTAAATTTTGTTTTAAATAGATTAGATAAAAATTTCAATAATAAAGAGGTTTGTAATGAAAGTCTTTATGAAAAATTTGAAAAATACAAATATTATATAATTCAAACAAAAAAATATTTAGAAGATGATTTTGAGGAAGGAGCTTATATAAATGTAACAACTGTTAGTAAAACACAATTTGATTTTTTAGTAAGTGAGATATTGTTTTTACAAAAAGATGCTTTATATAATGTGTCAAGAGTTTATCAAGATGCTTCAACAAAGTTTAATGAAGTAAAAATGGAAGTAATTATAAGTATAGTTTTAATTCTATCATTTTCTATTCTTATTGGATTATTCATAGTTAATAATATTTTACAATCAATTTATAAAGTAAAAAGTTCTCTTACCAATTTCTTTTATTATTTAAATGATAAAAAAACAGAAGTTTTAGATATAAATATTGAAGGAAAAGATGAGTTTAGTCAAATGGCTAAAATGATAAATCAGAATATCTCTTTTATAAGAGTAAATATTGAACAAAATGAAGCTTTAATTAAAAATGCTACAAAAGTTTTAGAAAATATAGAGAGTGGGAATTTAGGTACAAGATTAACACAAAATACAAATGATACATCATTAAATGAACTTAAGAATAAAATCAATAATGTTATTGGAAATCTTGAGAATAGAATACAAAAAGAGATAAAACATAGATTAAAGCAAGAACAAATCCTAATACAACAAAGTAAATTAGCTGCTATGGGTGAAATGATAGGGAATATTGCTCATCAATGGAGACAACCTCTTTCACAAATTTCAGCAATTCATATGAATATGAAAGTAACATATAATTTTGATAAATTTACTAAAGAATATTTAGAAAATAAAATAGATGAAGCAAATAAATTAACTCAATATATGTCACAAACGATAGATGATTTCAGGAACTTCTTTAAACCACAAGGAGAAAAAGAGTTATTTTCAATAGAAAAAGCTTGTAGAGATACATATTTTATAGTTGAATCAACACTAAAATATAATAATATTGAAACAATCTTTGATATAAATGAAGATAATAATATTTTAGCTTATAAGAATGAATTTTCTCAAGTCATATTAAATTTAATAAATAATGCAAAAGATATTCTTATAGAAAGAGATATAAAAAATCCAAAAATTAGGATAGAGATTAAAAATGGTAAAAAATATGCAATTGTTAAAATAAAAGATAATGCAGGAGGAATTGATAAAAATAATATTGATAAGATTTTTGATCCATACTTTACAACAAGATATCAAACACAAGGTACAGGAATAGGTCTTTATATGGCAAAAAATATTATTGAAAGAAATATGAATGGCTTTATAAATGTAAAAAATAGTGATATTGGTGCTGTTTTTACTGTTAAGATCGCTAAAACAAACTAA
- the ilvN gene encoding acetolactate synthase small subunit, translating to MSNFNSYYNTETIRQVISVVVLNEHNVLSRIVGLFSARGYNIDSLTVAPMAESQYSRMTIVTTGDKRVIDQIVKQLNKLIPVLKVNEHKDVIEKDTVLMKFSIENDLSDIDVIARAYHGSIQNVTNEAIIVSATDSSDRIMNFIKVMEKFNPLEVVRSGIVAMER from the coding sequence ATGAGTAACTTTAATAGCTACTATAACACTGAAACAATAAGACAAGTTATCTCTGTTGTTGTATTAAACGAACATAACGTATTATCAAGAATTGTAGGACTTTTTTCAGCTAGAGGATATAATATTGACTCTTTAACAGTTGCACCAATGGCAGAAAGTCAATATTCAAGAATGACAATAGTAACAACAGGAGATAAAAGAGTAATTGATCAAATTGTAAAACAATTAAATAAATTAATTCCTGTTTTAAAAGTAAATGAACACAAAGATGTGATAGAAAAAGATACAGTTTTGATGAAGTTTTCTATTGAAAATGATTTATCAGATATAGATGTGATTGCTCGTGCTTATCATGGGTCAATTCAAAATGTTACAAATGAAGCAATTATTGTTTCTGCAACAGATTCAAGTGATAGAATTATGAATTTTATAAAAGTTATGGAAAAATTTAATCCACTTGAAGTTGTTAGAAGCGGGATTGTTGCTATGGAGAGATAA
- a CDS encoding DUF523 domain-containing protein, translating into MKILVSSCLLGENTRYDGENSNIALNPKFRFSDKELFMDIMCENEIYSICPEVSAGLTIPRAKAEIISHEKPIKVLDENSEDITINFLMGAKNSLDICLKNDIKVALFKSKSPSCGNNEVYDGTFSQTLIKAKGLSARLLEENGIKVFNELELKDLNKYIKEND; encoded by the coding sequence ATGAAAATCTTAGTATCCTCTTGTCTTTTAGGCGAGAATACAAGATATGATGGTGAAAATTCAAATATAGCTTTAAATCCAAAATTTAGATTCTCAGACAAAGAGCTTTTTATGGATATTATGTGTGAAAATGAGATATATTCTATCTGTCCTGAAGTATCTGCTGGATTAACTATTCCAAGAGCTAAAGCTGAAATAATTAGTCATGAAAAACCAATAAAAGTTCTTGATGAAAATAGTGAAGATATTACAATAAATTTTTTAATGGGAGCAAAAAACTCTTTAGATATATGTTTGAAAAATGATATAAAAGTTGCTTTATTTAAATCAAAATCTCCATCATGTGGTAACAATGAAGTTTATGATGGAACATTTTCTCAAACTTTAATTAAAGCAAAAGGATTGAGTGCTAGATTGTTAGAAGAAAATGGAATAAAAGTTTTTAATGAATTAGAGTTAAAAGATTTAAATAAATATATAAAAGAAAATGATTAA
- a CDS encoding acetolactate synthase large subunit: MKMTGAKMVIESLHQEGVEVVFGYPGGAIMNVYDEIYKQNYFEHILNRHEQACVIAAEGYARSTGKTGVAIVTSGPGFTNAVTGIADAYMDSIPLVIISGQVPTTIIGTDGFQEIDAVGISRPCTKHNYLVNKIEDLPKILKEAFHLANTGRPGPVHVDIPKDITAQIAEFIYPEEVNMPTYKPTINYNKRQLKKAMEAISCAKKPLLYIGGGAILSNCGSDIREFAKKLNIPAVETLMARGVMGDSNPLFFGMLGMHGEYAANMAAHETDLLISLGARFDDRVTGRLDEFASKAKVIHIDIDPTSIAKLIVPDYPIVGDLKLTVKAMIESIPEFEINDFSNWVELLKDYREKEPLRYIDTDDLIKPQWPIQRVGKILGDNAIISTDVGQHQMWTAQFFPFTHPRQFITSGGLGTMGFGLPAALGAARAFKGTNRVVVNFTGDGSILMNIQELMTCSEYELPVINIILNNNYLGMVRQWQTMFYENRLAQTDLTNQPKFKALAEAFHCLGYTVSTKEEFDIAFKDAVEKRKPAMIEVIVARNEEVLPMVPNGHSLNEMTLLKGDK; encoded by the coding sequence ATGAAAATGACTGGCGCAAAAATGGTAATAGAATCATTACATCAAGAAGGGGTAGAAGTTGTATTCGGATATCCTGGAGGCGCTATTATGAACGTCTACGATGAAATTTATAAACAAAATTATTTTGAACATATTTTAAATAGACATGAACAAGCTTGTGTTATTGCAGCTGAGGGCTATGCAAGAAGTACTGGGAAAACGGGAGTTGCAATAGTAACTTCAGGTCCAGGGTTTACAAATGCTGTAACTGGAATTGCAGATGCTTATATGGATTCAATTCCACTTGTAATAATTTCAGGACAAGTTCCAACAACAATAATTGGAACAGATGGATTTCAAGAAATAGATGCTGTTGGAATTTCAAGACCTTGTACAAAGCACAACTATTTGGTAAATAAAATTGAAGATTTACCAAAAATTTTAAAAGAGGCTTTTCATCTAGCAAATACTGGAAGACCAGGACCTGTTCATGTTGATATACCAAAAGATATTACAGCCCAAATTGCTGAGTTTATTTATCCAGAAGAGGTAAATATGCCAACTTATAAGCCAACTATTAACTACAATAAAAGACAGTTAAAAAAAGCTATGGAAGCTATAAGCTGTGCTAAAAAACCACTACTTTATATTGGTGGAGGAGCTATTTTATCAAACTGTGGATCAGATATTAGAGAATTTGCAAAAAAATTAAATATTCCTGCTGTTGAAACACTTATGGCAAGAGGAGTTATGGGAGATTCAAATCCACTTTTCTTTGGAATGTTAGGAATGCACGGAGAATATGCTGCAAATATGGCTGCACACGAAACAGATTTACTAATATCTTTAGGAGCTAGATTTGATGATAGAGTTACTGGAAGATTAGATGAATTTGCTAGTAAGGCAAAAGTTATTCATATTGATATTGATCCAACAAGTATTGCAAAACTAATAGTTCCAGATTATCCAATAGTTGGAGATTTAAAACTTACAGTTAAAGCTATGATTGAGAGTATTCCTGAGTTTGAAATAAATGATTTTTCAAATTGGGTTGAACTTTTAAAAGATTATAGAGAAAAAGAGCCTTTAAGATATATTGATACAGATGATTTAATCAAACCTCAATGGCCAATTCAAAGAGTTGGAAAAATTCTTGGAGATAATGCAATAATCTCAACAGATGTTGGACAACACCAAATGTGGACAGCACAATTTTTCCCATTTACTCATCCAAGACAATTTATAACAAGTGGTGGATTAGGAACTATGGGATTTGGTCTTCCAGCTGCACTTGGAGCTGCAAGAGCTTTTAAAGGTACAAATAGAGTTGTTGTAAACTTCACAGGAGATGGTTCTATTTTAATGAATATTCAAGAACTTATGACTTGTAGTGAGTATGAATTGCCTGTAATAAATATAATTCTAAATAATAACTATTTAGGAATGGTAAGACAATGGCAAACAATGTTTTATGAAAATAGATTAGCCCAAACAGATTTAACAAATCAACCTAAATTCAAGGCTTTAGCAGAAGCATTTCACTGTTTAGGATACACTGTAAGCACAAAAGAGGAGTTTGATATTGCATTTAAAGATGCCGTAGAAAAAAGAAAACCAGCTATGATAGAAGTAATTGTAGCAAGAAATGAAGAGGTATTACCAATGGTTCCAAATGGGCATTCATTAAATGAGATGACTTTATTAAAAGGAGATAAATAA
- the lpxD gene encoding UDP-3-O-(3-hydroxymyristoyl)glucosamine N-acyltransferase — protein sequence MKLKDIAKYLEITCDSDIEIVGLNSLQDANENEITFLENKKYIDKLKDTKAGAILINKAFVNEVPEGVIALVCDEPYLNLAKTSKLFATKLIETDGKDAIVGENTIIMPNVYLGKNSLIGNNCTIMANSFVGDNVTIGDNTIIYPNVTIYKECKIGSDCIIHSGTVIGSDGFGFAHTKDGKYIKIYQNGNVVIGNDVEIGSNCAIDRAVFKSTIIEDGVRVDNLVHIAHNCKIGRGSVLVGQVGLAGSTTLQAYVTMGGQSATAGHLEVAAFTTIAARGGVSKSIKTPKKSWAGFPLFEHKEWLRLQGRISQLIYK from the coding sequence ATGAAATTAAAAGATATTGCAAAATATTTAGAAATAACTTGTGATAGTGATATTGAAATTGTAGGTTTAAATAGCTTACAAGATGCAAATGAAAATGAGATTACTTTTTTAGAAAATAAAAAATATATAGATAAATTAAAAGATACAAAAGCTGGAGCTATTTTAATAAATAAAGCTTTTGTAAATGAAGTTCCAGAAGGAGTTATTGCTTTAGTTTGTGATGAACCTTATCTAAATTTGGCAAAAACTAGTAAACTTTTTGCTACAAAACTTATTGAAACTGATGGAAAAGATGCTATTGTTGGAGAAAATACAATAATTATGCCAAATGTATATTTGGGAAAAAATAGTTTAATTGGAAATAACTGTACAATAATGGCAAATTCATTTGTAGGAGATAATGTAACAATAGGAGATAACACAATAATATATCCAAATGTTACAATCTATAAAGAGTGTAAAATAGGAAGTGATTGTATCATTCATTCTGGAACAGTAATAGGAAGTGATGGTTTTGGTTTTGCACATACAAAAGATGGTAAATATATCAAAATATATCAAAATGGAAATGTAGTAATTGGAAATGATGTTGAAATTGGTTCAAATTGTGCAATAGATAGAGCTGTATTTAAATCAACAATTATTGAAGATGGAGTAAGAGTTGATAATCTTGTACATATTGCACATAATTGTAAAATAGGAAGAGGTTCAGTTCTTGTAGGACAGGTTGGTCTTGCTGGTTCTACAACACTTCAAGCATATGTTACAATGGGTGGACAAAGTGCTACTGCTGGGCATCTTGAAGTAGCAGCTTTTACAACAATAGCTGCTCGTGGTGGAGTTTCAAAAAGTATAAAAACACCTAAGAAGTCTTGGGCTGGATTCCCTTTATTTGAACATAAAGAGTGGTTAAGACTTCAAGGAAGAATTTCACAACTAATATATAAATAA
- a CDS encoding putative metalloprotease CJM1_0395 family protein, protein MEIQTDILNTSSIYAELALKKSQLANIDKQDLFKSTFEKNDSANPISKYDEKDYERVLDKFKSKDAEVKAHEQTHASLGTTTTPISYNYQVGPDGKLYAVGGSVRFDTSIPKDKEEASLKIDKLQKASSSVDDLSRADMAISSAANLNKILLNSMQGFENEN, encoded by the coding sequence TTGGAAATTCAAACTGATATTTTAAATACATCATCTATTTATGCAGAACTTGCACTAAAAAAAAGTCAATTAGCAAACATTGATAAACAAGATCTTTTTAAATCTACTTTTGAAAAAAATGATAGTGCTAATCCTATCTCAAAATATGATGAAAAAGATTATGAAAGAGTTTTAGATAAATTCAAAAGCAAAGACGCAGAAGTAAAAGCTCATGAACAAACTCATGCTAGTCTAGGAACTACAACTACTCCAATAAGTTATAACTATCAAGTAGGTCCAGATGGAAAATTATATGCAGTAGGTGGAAGTGTAAGATTTGATACTTCTATCCCTAAGGATAAAGAAGAAGCTAGTTTAAAAATAGATAAATTACAAAAAGCTTCAAGTTCTGTTGATGATTTAAGTAGAGCTGATATGGCAATTTCATCAGCTGCAAATTTAAATAAAATTTTACTAAATTCAATGCAAGGATTTGAAAATGAGAATTGA
- a CDS encoding Ppx/GppA phosphatase family protein, giving the protein MKKEVITIDLGSNSFRVLKFDCINYKIIDEYHQVVGLADGLVNSGKISIEASKRVVDALKVASEKLSFDPKDAVCITTAAARKASNSKEILEYIKENSGAEFKIIDSNEESRLTLLAIKYALKREKIDSKNFILLDIGGGSTELIVSKDDDFFSKSFDFGIVTLTQNSLKDKNKLFEELDLYKKEIKEFLNTLKFSIEDFIFIATAGTPTTIAAIKLGYSYFNYDKNVVNGTVLSIQDLENSLNLLRETSFESLIKIAGKGRIEYLEVGTYIYRMFFELLDKKESIVLDDGLREGIALDFAIRSKA; this is encoded by the coding sequence ATGAAAAAAGAAGTTATAACAATAGATTTGGGTTCAAACTCATTTAGAGTTTTAAAGTTTGATTGTATTAATTATAAAATTATTGATGAATATCATCAAGTTGTAGGACTTGCTGACGGTTTAGTAAATAGTGGAAAGATTAGTATTGAAGCTTCTAAAAGAGTTGTTGATGCTTTAAAAGTTGCATCAGAGAAGTTAAGTTTTGATCCAAAAGATGCTGTTTGTATAACAACAGCAGCAGCAAGAAAAGCATCAAATTCTAAAGAAATTTTAGAATATATTAAAGAAAATAGTGGAGCAGAGTTTAAAATAATTGATTCAAATGAGGAGTCAAGACTTACTTTACTTGCAATAAAATATGCATTAAAAAGAGAAAAAATAGATTCTAAAAATTTTATTCTTTTAGATATTGGTGGTGGTTCTACTGAACTTATTGTTTCAAAAGATGATGATTTTTTTAGTAAAAGTTTTGATTTTGGAATAGTAACGCTTACTCAAAACTCTTTAAAAGATAAAAATAAATTATTTGAAGAGTTAGATTTATATAAAAAAGAGATAAAAGAGTTTTTAAATACTCTTAAATTTTCAATAGAAGATTTTATTTTCATTGCAACAGCAGGAACTCCTACAACAATAGCTGCTATAAAACTTGGATATAGCTATTTTAATTATGATAAAAATGTGGTAAATGGAACAGTTTTAAGTATTCAAGATTTAGAGAATAGTTTAAATTTATTAAGAGAAACATCATTTGAGTCTTTAATAAAAATTGCTGGAAAAGGAAGAATAGAGTATTTAGAAGTTGGAACATATATTTACAGAATGTTTTTTGAACTTTTAGATAAAAAAGAATCGATAGTTCTAGATGATGGACTTAGAGAAGGTATTGCACTAGATTTTGCAATAAGAAGTAAGGCTTAA
- a CDS encoding ABC transporter substrate-binding protein — translation MFRTFFLIYIISISLFSYESFEDKLDFREDTSNQNKASKLHPKSHIKIFLPSLPYSYVAKATNSGLLRTYDNKDGWIYDLAESHERLDDFTYIFTLRDNLKFQDGTDFSVDDVIYNLKFFRNNPYLYTNIDKVDFDIFKLDSKRVKIVLKSKYELFLNDLAAIYFYKKEYIKKYNPVGKYTGTANKIAGAFSMGPYILKDGFAIGDKHTEKLELIANPYYWDKRYPKIKRITVYTQLDVNKAIEDITKNEGKLDFMPIPFNKKFEVILSKYSKLTISKSTDNFIVFFNLINGNKKLKEDRVRVALNQALNQENLLNFVYKNEGRISPFTASINYDIVEQVAKDFKIEEEKIPQEDLKTLLNGLKLNIFTQDRFLFLLKGIEFQLSKYGVEFNYTITRSEKDIYQELLTTSKNENKKDWDLLVWGDDDWYGQNPWSVFFIYKYGSAWSTIPKDEFMQNNINNFFITKTHTKEYKNIVKNILHREREKAYTLRVPSLNNVFALNKELIFKPYRGGVIPLWEMGISINHWSIRDDEKYDKELEKPIKPKRIK, via the coding sequence TTGTTTAGAACTTTTTTTTTAATATATATTATATCTATTTCTTTGTTTTCTTATGAAAGTTTTGAAGATAAATTAGATTTTAGAGAAGATACTAGTAATCAAAATAAAGCTAGTAAACTTCATCCTAAGTCTCATATTAAAATATTCCTTCCATCTTTACCATATTCTTATGTTGCAAAAGCTACAAATTCAGGTCTTTTAAGAACTTATGACAATAAAGATGGCTGGATTTATGATCTTGCAGAATCACATGAAAGATTAGATGATTTTACCTATATCTTTACTTTAAGAGATAATCTAAAGTTTCAAGATGGAACAGACTTTAGTGTAGATGATGTGATATATAATTTAAAATTTTTTAGAAATAATCCATATTTATATACAAATATAGATAAAGTGGATTTTGATATTTTTAAACTAGATAGTAAAAGAGTAAAAATAGTTTTAAAAAGTAAATATGAATTATTTCTAAATGATTTGGCTGCAATATATTTTTATAAAAAAGAGTATATAAAGAAATATAATCCAGTTGGGAAATATACAGGAACAGCAAATAAAATAGCAGGTGCTTTTAGTATGGGACCTTATATTTTGAAAGATGGATTTGCAATAGGGGATAAACATACAGAAAAGTTAGAACTTATAGCAAATCCATACTATTGGGATAAAAGATATCCTAAAATAAAAAGAATCACAGTATATACTCAGCTTGATGTAAATAAAGCAATAGAAGATATTACTAAAAATGAAGGTAAATTAGATTTTATGCCAATACCTTTTAATAAGAAGTTTGAAGTGATTTTATCAAAGTATTCAAAACTTACTATTTCAAAATCAACAGATAATTTTATTGTATTTTTTAATTTAATAAATGGAAATAAAAAACTTAAAGAAGATAGAGTAAGAGTTGCATTAAATCAAGCTTTAAATCAAGAGAATTTACTAAATTTTGTATATAAAAATGAAGGTAGAATATCCCCATTTACTGCTTCTATTAATTATGATATCGTTGAACAAGTGGCAAAAGATTTTAAAATAGAAGAAGAAAAAATTCCACAAGAAGATTTAAAGACTTTATTGAATGGTTTAAAATTAAATATTTTTACTCAAGATAGGTTTCTATTTTTATTAAAAGGAATAGAATTTCAATTAAGTAAATATGGAGTAGAGTTTAATTATACAATTACAAGAAGTGAAAAAGATATTTATCAAGAACTTTTGACAACAAGTAAAAATGAAAATAAAAAAGATTGGGATTTATTAGTTTGGGGAGATGATGATTGGTATGGACAAAATCCTTGGAGTGTATTTTTTATATATAAATATGGAAGTGCATGGTCAACTATCCCAAAAGATGAATTCATGCAAAATAATATTAATAATTTTTTTATTACTAAGACACATACAAAAGAGTATAAAAATATTGTTAAAAATATTTTACATAGAGAAAGAGAGAAAGCTTATACTTTAAGAGTTCCATCTTTAAATAATGTTTTTGCCTTGAATAAAGAGCTAATTTTTAAACCTTATAGAGGTGGTGTTATTCCATTATGGGAGATGGGAATTAGTATAAATCATTGGTCTATAAGAGATGATGAGAAATATGATAAAGAACTAGAGAAACCTATTAAACCAAAGAGAATAAAATGA
- a CDS encoding response regulator transcription factor, translating to MKNENIEKLKNLTILYAEDEEGIRKNIADSLSYYVKEVIEASNGEEAFKLYEIKKPDIILSDIHMPILNGIDFVKKVRQNNRNIPIIMITAFTDKKYLLEAVELHMEKYIVKPIELDELLDSLEKCLVNLDINNIILLETDENYNFDYDMKELRYKDDIIYLNKKEMLFFEVLISNKNRVTTYAELQNKVWQDDVMTDSALRSLVRNLRKKLPSDIILNLSGIGYRFV from the coding sequence ATGAAAAATGAAAATATTGAAAAGTTAAAAAACTTGACAATACTTTATGCAGAGGATGAAGAAGGGATAAGAAAAAATATAGCAGATAGTTTGAGTTATTATGTAAAAGAGGTTATAGAAGCTTCAAATGGTGAAGAAGCTTTCAAACTTTATGAAATAAAGAAACCAGATATTATTCTTAGTGATATACATATGCCTATTCTAAATGGTATTGATTTTGTCAAAAAAGTAAGACAAAATAATAGAAATATTCCAATTATAATGATCACAGCTTTTACAGATAAAAAATATCTTTTAGAAGCTGTTGAATTACATATGGAAAAATATATTGTAAAACCAATAGAATTAGATGAATTACTAGATTCTTTAGAGAAGTGTTTAGTAAATCTTGATATAAATAATATAATATTATTAGAAACTGATGAAAATTATAACTTTGATTATGATATGAAAGAATTAAGATATAAAGATGATATTATATATTTGAATAAAAAAGAGATGCTATTTTTTGAGGTTTTAATTTCAAATAAAAATAGAGTAACTACTTATGCAGAACTTCAGAATAAAGTTTGGCAAGATGATGTTATGACAGATAGTGCTTTACGCTCATTAGTAAGAAATTTAAGAAAAAAACTTCCAAGTGATATTATATTAAATCTTTCTGGAATAGGTTATCGCTTTGTTTAG
- a CDS encoding CDP-alcohol phosphatidyltransferase family protein produces the protein MNFLFNKYNHFNLANIVTFFNITCGIFAIYFLTHDEFLGAALFAWLAGAFDIFDGKIARKFNLSTEFGIQLDSYADFLSFVIVPAMFIYFAIFDGKEQFFSMTFIAAVFVYYVISGLRRLIQFNLNANEGEVEKYFTGIPTPLGAILLWIVYLVFLTGYINEYFVLFFMVLVGYLLNSKIKIKHL, from the coding sequence ATGAATTTTTTATTTAATAAGTATAATCATTTTAATTTGGCAAATATTGTTACATTTTTCAATATTACTTGTGGGATATTTGCAATATACTTTTTAACACACGATGAGTTTTTAGGAGCTGCTTTATTTGCTTGGCTTGCTGGAGCTTTTGATATTTTTGATGGAAAAATAGCTAGAAAATTTAATCTATCAACAGAATTTGGAATACAACTTGATTCATATGCTGATTTTTTATCTTTTGTTATTGTTCCTGCTATGTTTATATATTTTGCAATATTTGATGGAAAAGAGCAGTTTTTTAGTATGACTTTTATTGCAGCTGTTTTTGTATATTATGTGATTTCAGGACTTAGAAGATTAATTCAATTTAACCTAAATGCAAATGAGGGAGAAGTTGAAAAATATTTTACTGGTATTCCAACTCCACTTGGTGCAATTTTACTTTGGATTGTTTATCTTGTTTTTTTAACTGGATATATAAATGAGTATTTTGTACTATTTTTTATGGTTTTAGTTGGATATTTATTAAATTCAAAAATTAAAATAAAGCATTTATAA